The following are encoded in a window of Rosa chinensis cultivar Old Blush chromosome 4, RchiOBHm-V2, whole genome shotgun sequence genomic DNA:
- the LOC112197651 gene encoding uncharacterized protein LOC112197651 isoform X2 codes for MSLSSWKLVGGALPPSVGENRLPTKPSALTTTKRALPLQVRSEGKHNSGPPKVLGVSRRDVMLSLPAATLAAATFFSVEPAEARIVKPEIRRKIQEKLEMLREKAGLSKPKTNEGKQPAPSSPPVPLPTPVEAILP; via the exons ATGTCGTTATCTAGTTGGAAACTGGTTGGCGGTGCACTTCCTCCGTCGGTCGGAGAAAATCGGCTCCCCACAAAGCCGTCGGCGCTGACAACCACAAAAAGAGCTCTTCCTCTTCAG GTGAGAAGTGAGGGAAAACACAACTCAGGCCCTCCAAAAGTACTTGGCGTTTCACGAAGAGATGTTATGCTGTCTTTACCCGCTGCGACACTAGCAGCAGCTACTTTTTTCTCAGTCGAACCTGCTGAGGCACGAATTGTCAAGCCCGAGATTAGGAGGAAAATTCAGGAAAAGCTTGAGATGCTGAGGGAAAAGGCGGGCTTATCAAAGCCAAAAACCAATGAAGGGAAACAGCCAGCACCATCTTCGCCACCAGTGCCTCTTCCAACTCCTGTGGAAGCCATTCTCCCTTGA
- the LOC112197651 gene encoding uncharacterized protein LOC112197651 isoform X1: MSLSSWKLVGGALPPSVGENRLPTKPSALTTTKRALPLQVVRSEGKHNSGPPKVLGVSRRDVMLSLPAATLAAATFFSVEPAEARIVKPEIRRKIQEKLEMLREKAGLSKPKTNEGKQPAPSSPPVPLPTPVEAILP, translated from the exons ATGTCGTTATCTAGTTGGAAACTGGTTGGCGGTGCACTTCCTCCGTCGGTCGGAGAAAATCGGCTCCCCACAAAGCCGTCGGCGCTGACAACCACAAAAAGAGCTCTTCCTCTTCAG GTGGTGAGAAGTGAGGGAAAACACAACTCAGGCCCTCCAAAAGTACTTGGCGTTTCACGAAGAGATGTTATGCTGTCTTTACCCGCTGCGACACTAGCAGCAGCTACTTTTTTCTCAGTCGAACCTGCTGAGGCACGAATTGTCAAGCCCGAGATTAGGAGGAAAATTCAGGAAAAGCTTGAGATGCTGAGGGAAAAGGCGGGCTTATCAAAGCCAAAAACCAATGAAGGGAAACAGCCAGCACCATCTTCGCCACCAGTGCCTCTTCCAACTCCTGTGGAAGCCATTCTCCCTTGA